A stretch of the Malus sylvestris chromosome 10, drMalSylv7.2, whole genome shotgun sequence genome encodes the following:
- the LOC126584592 gene encoding uncharacterized protein LOC126584592, producing MEMKMMSALVFGLMVIVVNQASPAYGDITCRQALMDLKPCEAYVKGSCPGTHRAYVKGSGPGTPPISCCHGLKTVFTAANTSESQIKLSKMLQETIAGMQLRLDRIMQLPHL from the coding sequence ATGGAGATGAAAATGATGTCTGCGTTGGTTTTTGGGTTAATGGTTATAGTTGTCAACCAAGCAAGTCCTGCATATGGCGATATCACATGCCGACAGGCCTTGATGGATTTGAAGCCCTGTGAGGCATACGTGAAGGGGTCCTGCCCTGGGACTCATAGGGCATACGTGAAGGGGTCCGGCCCTGGGACTCCTCCGATTAGTTGCTGCCATGGTTTGAAAACTGTTTTTACTGCGGCTAACACCAGTGAATCTCAGATTAAACTCTCTAAAATGCTTCAAGAAACAATTGCTGGAATGCAACTCAGACTTGACAGAATCATGCAGCTTCCTCATTTATGA